One Bombus terrestris chromosome 15, iyBomTerr1.2, whole genome shotgun sequence genomic window, CATTTTATGGAACAAATACACCTCCTCAAGATCTTAATCAACCACCTACTGTTGATGCATTAGCAGCATCTTTAGGTATGCAATCTCAATCAATCATCCTTTAatgtttgttaaatataattcaCTTTTTTAACAGGTGAAGGTCAAAATTCTCCCGTATCACCTGTACATCTTCATCATCCAAATGGATTTCCAGTAGGTACAGCTGCTTATAATTCAGGAGCACCACAATGGACTGGACCTAATACTCTTACATATACTCAAAGTATGCAGCCTCCAGATCATAGACATCTTCATCCTACCTCCTATTGTGAGTTAATGATAAACATTATGTTACAGTATTCTAACAATATCATAACTGACATTTTTATTAGGGGGTGGCCACGGAGGTGAAGTAGGTGGAAACATTGGAGGTttattatctacacagccagcACCAGAATACTGGTGTTCAGTTGGTTACTTTGAATTAGATACTCAAGTAGGCGAAACGTTTAAAGTAAGCAGCGGTTGCCCTACCGTAACAGTCGATGGTTATGTCGATCCAAGCGGCGGTAATAGATTTTGCTTAGGAGCTTTGAGTAATGTACACAGAACAGAACAAAGCGAAAAAGCTCGTCTTCATATAGGtataataaattacttttttcttaatttttagtcttcataattaataattgtattgtCATGAACTTTTCAGGAAAAGGAGTTGTGTTAGATTTAAGGGGTGAAGGAGACGTTTGGTTAAGATGCCAAAGTGAACATAGTGTTTTTGTACAGTCTTATTATTTAGACAGAGAAGCAGGTCGTGCACCCGGTGATGCTGTGCATAAAATTTATCCCTCTGCATATATTAAAGTCTTTGATTTACGGCAATGTCATAAGCAAATGAGAGGACAAGCCGCTACTGCACAAGCCGCAGCTGCGGCACAAGCGGCAGCTGTAGCGGGACACTTAACGCACGGTGCACCAATTACAAAAAGTTAGtatactaaaataatattaatgatgttttatatattcatatatttaattcttttagtTAATATAATAAACTCTATAACATAATACAGGTCTTAGTGCAGCAGCAGGAATAGGTGTAGATGATCTTCGACGACTTTGCATTTTGCGTTTAAGTTTCGTAAAGGGTTGGGGTCCTGATTATCCTCGACAAAGTATAAAAGAAACTCCATGCTGGATAGAGGTATacacaaattttaaatttggtTGATCCACATTaatcttaaattattctaagaattaaaaaggaataaagTTGTTTATCTGATATAGGTGCACTTACATCGAGCCCTACAATTGCTGGATGAAGTCTTGCATACTATGCCAATAGATGGTCCACGGggaattgaataattttatttaattttggataatacatttatttcaaaaaaGACATCACATTACTACAAACTCTGCATCAGGtgtgcaaaatatataaaatgcataCACATACAATATTGTGGTGTTGTTAAAGATTTTGAAAAAAGTCAACAAGATATAATATTGGTTCAAATGAAATAGTGTGAATTGTAAATCCAGATGAAAACATTACTCGAGATTTTTATTgacatgttttatatattttacacacaTGATTTACCGCATAGAATAAAATGTGTGCCACGGCCTTGCATTACCGTCGACGTACAAACGTTTTGCAAAGgagatattatttttcattgtgaaaaattattttttaagaaaaaaggaGTGCATCTACATGAAGTGTGGATAGAATGAAAGACTTCTATTTTAATAGGTAGTCGTTATCTGATTTAAGGGGATAAATACATTTTCTACGGCATGGCCTGGTGAGCTCAGCAAAATGCGTGGGTAAAACGTGATACTTTTGGAAACATTAATAGTCATAATCTCGTTTTTTGAGATTAGCTTTGTAAGATAGCATAAGCATATTAAGTACATCCTAATTAAAGAATGATGGTAAATTTTAAATTCACTGTTAACGTCAAATATAAcaacagtaaaaaaaaaaatggattatatacatacatatatatgaacaGTAGGAAGGTTTTCTAAGAATGCAATACGTTTCAAAATACTGTCGGATAACAGCTTTAGTATAGAGAAATACtgcgataaatattatataagccATTCTATAAATCTATGTCAATCTAGTGTCAAAGAAGCTGTAGGATTTAATcagaaagaaatttaatgaaaGGAGTTTGCATAGTGAAATGTTAATGGGagcaattaaatattgaaaaaattgcattagaaaagcatatttttattatatcagtAATCGGTTGTACTGACAGTAGTTTGATACTATGTTGTTAGAGCAACCTTCTATATTGTTATCTGTTTTATACTTTACAGCCAAAAAGTATCACTACGTAAATACCTGCAGTGTTTGATTTGTAATGATGTTTCGTGTctgcctttttttttattattatttttcatgtaaGGACATGAATTAATCTGATAGttagtattattataattattagcaTAGTTGTTGGTGGTGAGACAAGATGAAAATCTTTAAAACGTGGTACGATATAATTCTTCTAATCAACCACCAATGTTACTACTATTACCATGTAGTACTTGTTGAATAATTATACTTACTGTTTATCAACcattttattattctatattcgtacaaaatattcttatatatatgctatatttgataatattatcATACAGAGAAAACGTTGACCAAATTTTATACCTAtccgtatatgtatatacatattatatgtgtgtgtgtatatatatatatgtacatatatatatataatatgtatatatatatatacacacacacacatataagCGCATATGTACGCATATCGacattttatcttttcttcACTTATTGTAGGTAAAGAGAAAAGTTTACtgcttattttcattaattggtGCACATTATAGTATTCTGAATTTTTGCTTCTTTGTTGTAATTGAGTAGAGATTATTTAGCTGTTTGTGTTCACGTTGTtctcatatttttttatgttatacTTAATCAAGATCATTCTCATTGATAAAAAAACGAGTAGAATTTTGTACATATAGGCACATGTATGTGCATCATGTTGCAAGTAAAGAATGGGTTATTCTTGATTAAGCAAGTATTGAGTTATTGTGAGATATTTTATTCTTACTATGTGAAGTTACATGTTACCTTTTATAATGAAAACAAGGTTGAAAAGAGATAGTCTCTAACATCATTAAAAAACACAtcttaaagaaataaaagaaaggagattaaaaaatgaaaatgttgtATAGTAGGAGTAACAAAAGGATGTGCATTTGTTAATGACGATCGAAGTgaagaataatattattaactaaatttttacaaaggCTATATTTTAGCGATAAAATGCACGaaacataaattatatcgtccttttttttctctaaatCAAAGGTATGAAGCTCAAATAAAACGGAAAAATCATGTTTAAACATACTTAACGCCAAGTTCGCTTTAGAAACACATGTGCCATCATTTTCATATATTACCATACACAGAATAACGAACAGGATTAAAAGTTTTTATAAATCCTATATTTTTACCAAACTCGTAAAATGCGAATGCAACACATCTTTAAATTGTGGTGCTTCAGTACGTCCTATAACCATAGATTTTACAAGATccagaataaaaatttgtacatcTAAATTAAGCTAAATTAAATCTATATAAGAGCGTAAAAAGTggattgtaaaaattgatgcGTTTGAAACTAATTATAGTATTCTGAAATAGAATATGAGATAAGAAAAGAATTGATGTACAGGATACAATCTAAAACTTACAAACTTTACTATGGGAAATATTCTACAAACGTGTTCATATGATGTTTTAACGATGCCTCTGAACAATAGTTTCTTACATATATCGAAAGTGGTATCAAAGTGCAATAGCCAAGTCTCATGTCAAAGATACCATAACTAAtagttataaaagtaaataaaatgcctatataatttatgtttgcGATTGAAAAATGATAATGGTAATTTAATAACAGatactataattattattgctttttctttcacttttatcAGGGTAGTATATACAGTATATCTTGCTATTTAAGAATCTTAACAATTTGCTTCATATTGCAATCAATGTCGAAGCCTATACTTATATCGTTTTCTTTATATCTAATTTTGCCATTCAATGTCTTATAAATAACAGTTTAGTTAAGTGAGGAGATTTGTTATGTTTACGTTTGTTTGATTGTTATTGATCATTTCCTGtggttatttattaatattgattttacTTCCATTTTAATAGAAGGCTTCATTATTAATTACAGATTTTGAAACTCAAAGACTTGTTCTCTTAAACTTTAGAAGCATATACTATAAGCACGTAcaataaatatagaattatacGTTTATAATTGCTATtcatgatttaaaaaaattgtaaaataatagatttataCACTTTTTTTACTAGGTTTTACTGTTGAATTTAGACGCCAATCGTTATAcatattattcttatatttccGATAATTCTTGGAATTTGGTTGCTAAGCGGCGATTTAACTGTCATTGTTTGTTTTTCAAACAAATTGTGTATATTTAAACCAAAGATATTTCAACGACACGATTACATCATGATATgttacgaatatatatatatacgaaatgTAAAAGTAATTATTCTTAACAAGTACGTCGCAATACATAATGCAAGTAGAAACGCATATAAACATTTTAAATCGTATGTTGAAACACAGTCTCATTCAGGTATAGAATTTTCTGATGTCGGAGTTACGATATttcaatgaatattaaaaatctaaGCATCATGTGAAATTTGTATAATGATTTTTAgccataaaacatttttgtGTAAAACTGTATGACGATAATACTTTATTAGattgttaaaaaaatttgtGCACGTATGTGCTAAGTATAAATTGCAACAGTATGGATAAACAGGAAATAAGCGATAGTTAATGCAATGCCTGTATACCATATTGTAAAGCACATATGCTTACAGAACTTGAATGGATGTGTTTACAAGCTTtttgttattgtatattataaatacattacaTTATACATGATCATTTTCAATAAACATATTCTGTGAATTAGACAAAAATGTACTGAATTGAATATAGGAGAAAAGTA contains:
- the LOC100644192 gene encoding mothers against decapentaplegic homolog 4 isoform X6 translates to MVGLAGGGGHLYPSPPMQPNPELREMTGIAPSAPTSADACLSIVHSLMCHRQGGESEGFSKRAIESLVKKLKEKRDELDSLITAITTNGAHPSKCVTIQRTLDGRLQVAGRKGFPHVIYARIWRWPDLHKNELKHVKYCQFAFDLKCDSVCVNPYHYERVVSPGIDPFFTDLSGLTLQSGVGVGPGGRLVKDEYSVGGGGSAAAGAVGSAMDVDGEMNQTIQHHPPAQPTSSNSTQPSQQTFIPGLAPPNPSSQQQSLSTSSGGSGAQILSPSQGQSTETFYGTNTPPQDLNQPPTVDALAASLGEGQNSPVSPVHLHHPNGFPVGTAAYNSGAPQWTGPNTLTYTQSMQPPDHRHLHPTSYWGGHGGEVGGNIGGLLSTQPAPEYWCSVGYFELDTQVGETFKVSSGCPTVTVDGYVDPSGGNRFCLGALSNVHRTEQSEKARLHIGKGVVLDLRGEGDVWLRCQSEHSVFVQSYYLDREAGRAPGDAVHKIYPSAYIKVFDLRQCHKQMRGQAATAQAAAAAQAAAVAGHLTHGAPITKSLSAAAGIGVDDLRRLCILRLSFVKGWGPDYPRQSIKETPCWIEVHLHRALQLLDEVLHTMPIDGPRGIE
- the LOC100644192 gene encoding mothers against decapentaplegic homolog 4 isoform X3 gives rise to the protein MVGLAGGGGHLYPSPPMQPNPELREMTGIAPSAPTSADACLSIVHSLMCHRQGGESEGFSKRAIESLVKKLKEKRDELDSLITAITTNGAHPSKCVTIQRTLDGRLQVAGRKGFPHVIYARIWRWPDLHKNELKHVKYCQFAFDLKCDSVCVNPYHYERVVSPGIDLSGLTLQSGVGVGPGGRLVKDEYSVGGGGSAAAGAVGSAMDVDGEMNQTIQHHPPAQPTSSNSTQPSQQTFIPGLAPPNPTSGEGVFGSNGGGNNGGNPHNKLDDNNCPRQTWIPTPHHPTTRNIHHPVVHPMSHTVGSQQQSLSTSSGGSGAQILSPSQGQSTETFYGTNTPPQDLNQPPTVDALAASLGEGQNSPVSPVHLHHPNGFPVGTAAYNSGAPQWTGPNTLTYTQSMQPPDHRHLHPTSYWGGHGGEVGGNIGGLLSTQPAPEYWCSVGYFELDTQVGETFKVSSGCPTVTVDGYVDPSGGNRFCLGALSNVHRTEQSEKARLHIGKGVVLDLRGEGDVWLRCQSEHSVFVQSYYLDREAGRAPGDAVHKIYPSAYIKVFDLRQCHKQMRGQAATAQAAAAAQAAAVAGHLTHGAPITKSLSAAAGIGVDDLRRLCILRLSFVKGWGPDYPRQSIKETPCWIEVHLHRALQLLDEVLHTMPIDGPRGIE
- the LOC100644192 gene encoding mothers against decapentaplegic homolog 4 isoform X4 — its product is MVGLAGGGGHLYPSPPMQPNPELREMTGIAPSAPTSADACLSIVHSLMCHRQGGESEGFSKRAIESLVKKLKEKRDELDSLITAITTNGAHPSKCVTIQRTLDGRLQVAGRKGFPHVIYARIWRWPDLHKNELKHVKYCQFAFDLKCDSVCVNPYHYERVVSPGIDPFFTDLSGLTLQSGVGVGPGGRLVKDEYSVGGGGSAAAGAVGSAMDVDGEMNQTIQHHPPAQPTSSNSTQPSQQTFIPGLAPPNPTSGEGVFGSNGGGNNGGNPHNKLDDNNCPRQTWIPTPHHPTTRNIHHRSQQQSLSTSSGGSGAQILSPSQGQSTETFYGTNTPPQDLNQPPTVDALAASLGEGQNSPVSPVHLHHPNGFPVGTAAYNSGAPQWTGPNTLTYTQSMQPPDHRHLHPTSYWGGHGGEVGGNIGGLLSTQPAPEYWCSVGYFELDTQVGETFKVSSGCPTVTVDGYVDPSGGNRFCLGALSNVHRTEQSEKARLHIGKGVVLDLRGEGDVWLRCQSEHSVFVQSYYLDREAGRAPGDAVHKIYPSAYIKVFDLRQCHKQMRGQAATAQAAAAAQAAAVAGHLTHGAPITKSLSAAAGIGVDDLRRLCILRLSFVKGWGPDYPRQSIKETPCWIEVHLHRALQLLDEVLHTMPIDGPRGIE
- the LOC100644192 gene encoding mothers against decapentaplegic homolog 4 isoform X5, which encodes MVGLAGGGGHLYPSPPMQPNPELREMTGIAPSAPTSADACLSIVHSLMCHRQGGESEGFSKRAIESLVKKLKEKRDELDSLITAITTNGAHPSKCVTIQRTLDGRLQVAGRKGFPHVIYARIWRWPDLHKNELKHVKYCQFAFDLKCDSVCVNPYHYERVVSPGIDPFFTDLSGLTLQSGVGVGPGGRLVKDEYSVGGGGSAAAGAVGSAMDVDGEMNQTIQHHPPAQPTSSNSTQPSQQTFIPGLAPPNPTVVHPMSHTVGSQQQSLSTSSGGSGAQILSPSQGQSTETFYGTNTPPQDLNQPPTVDALAASLGEGQNSPVSPVHLHHPNGFPVGTAAYNSGAPQWTGPNTLTYTQSMQPPDHRHLHPTSYWGGHGGEVGGNIGGLLSTQPAPEYWCSVGYFELDTQVGETFKVSSGCPTVTVDGYVDPSGGNRFCLGALSNVHRTEQSEKARLHIGKGVVLDLRGEGDVWLRCQSEHSVFVQSYYLDREAGRAPGDAVHKIYPSAYIKVFDLRQCHKQMRGQAATAQAAAAAQAAAVAGHLTHGAPITKSLSAAAGIGVDDLRRLCILRLSFVKGWGPDYPRQSIKETPCWIEVHLHRALQLLDEVLHTMPIDGPRGIE